The sequence GTTCTTCCTTCGGCTTCCTTCAGATCCCGCCGTTACCGGCGACACCCTTGCCTACGGATTGTCTTCCCGCTGGTTAGGCGACAGGGTTTCTTTCAACCCATCGGCTCAGCAGACATGTTGGGCGAACAAAAAGGCCCGCCCCAAAGGAGTACAGGGGCGGGCTCTTTGGCTTGCTTTCCTCCGCGGAGCCAGGCTTTGTGCCTCTTTCGGAGATTTGCCCGGGCGCGTGTTATTTGTCCGGGATGGTCTCTCCTCCGGCTTCCCCGGGACCCGGTTCCGTGGATGCTCTGCGGAGGTCTTTTACCGCCCTCCCGAGAGATTTTACGGCCTCCGGCAGCCTGCCGGGCCCGAAGATGATCAGCACGATCGCAAGAATCGCCACAATCTCCCACGGCCCGATGCTCGGCAGCAAACCAAACACGTCTCATCCACCTCCTGCGTTAAACTTTTAATTCGTCCCTCAGGGCCTGATTCCTGCTTTCAGCCGCTTTTTCCGCGCTTTCGAGGTGCCGAGGCATCTCCCCTTTGCCCTGCCCGTTTTGGCTTCCGCCTGCCTTCAGGAGGCGCGCGGCAGGAAGGCCTGCCTGCTTGCGCGTCGAAAAAAAGGTCCTGGAACCGGTGACAAGTCGGGGGAGGCGCCTGTTACTCCATTTCTTTAACGAAACCGATGGCGACGAGGACCTCGTAGAGCTTCAGGGCGACGAAGAGGTTGGCGCGGTCCTCGATCTGGTCCAGTGCTACTCCCGTCAGTTCCTCGACCTTTTTCAGGCGGTACCTCAAGGTGTTGATGTGCACGTACATCCGCCGCGCCGCCTCCCTGGCGTCGAGGTTGGCGTCGAAGAAGCACCGCAGGGTCGGCAGGAGTTCTTTGTGGTGCTGCCTGTCGTAGGCCAATAATTTCCCGAGGTACTTCTCGTAGAAGTGCTTTAGCACGCTTGCTTCCTGCTGGCAGATCAGGGTGAAGACTCCGAGGTCTGAAAAGTGCTTGACGAAGTTTTTCCTGCCGGTGAACCTGGCGAAATTGAGGGCGATAAGGGCCTCCTGGTAGCTCCGGTGGAGTTCCGGCAAGGGGTACTTCTGGCCGATGCCGAAGGAGACAGGGATGTTGAACTTGGCCTTGATGTCCCTCTGGTGGCGCGTGATGTTGCTGAGGTGTTTGTCCCAGGTATAGTCGACCTCTAGCGTTTTCTCGTGGTAGTGGGTAGGGCAGATGAAGAGAAGTATTTCTTGTCCCAGACGGTGCAGATGATGTCCAGGTTGTTGAAGCGCAGCCACTCTTTTGTGTGGGTGTGGAGGATGCTCATCTCCCGGTCGGTGAGGCTTCTTTCCGGCTCCATGACGCAGACGTAGTAAAGCCTGTTAAGGTCGAGGCAGAAGTTGGTCTGCCTGATGATCTCCTTGATGTTGATGTTGCGGACAAGCAGATCTGCGATCAGCTTGTGGATGTGGAGGTTTTCCGCGCTTTCCGCCGCGTGAGCCTGGGCGAAAAACGTCTTTACTGCCAGGGATGCCTCTTCCAGGGGTTCTGCGAAGTTGTCATGCTCCCCCGGTCCTACGTCCTCGACGATAACATAGCCATCCTTCCCGCCGTGCCCTGTGCGGCAGAAGAGCCTCCTTGTACGGGGGTCGTAGAAGAAGCGGTCGTCATTTTCTGTGCAGGGCAGGGAAAGGTAGTGGTCGTCCGGGGAGGCGCCTGCATCCCCCCCGGTGCGGGCATAGATCCTCCCCCTGTAGTCGGCGATGGTGATGCACCTTCCGGTGGCTTCGTGGAGATAGGTGAGGACTTCTCGCAGTTCCTTCCCTTCGAGGACCGACTCCACGAGGATGTCCTTCATCCTCTTTTGGCCGTCTGTCACTGGAAGATTCCCCCTTCGTGCACCGGGTCTCCCTCGTTCTTTCGCCTCGGAAGAAAGCAGGAGAGGCGATTGTTGTCGAATTTTGTCCCTAATAACAGGATACCACTTTTCTATTTGTCCTGCAAAACAAAGGAATTCGCACCTTTAGGAACAAACATTATAAACGCAAAAACACTGCGAAAACGGAGGGAGAAGCTTGATGGAAGCTCATAATACAGAAACGAACGGAGTGCATAAAAAAGCTTTCTCTAGGCCGAAGGTCCTGCTCGGGGTGCTCGCCGCCCTGGTGGTTGTCGGCGCCGCCGCCGGAGGCGTCCTCCTTCAGGCCAGCAAAAAGCCCTCTTTCTGCGCAAGCTGCCACATCATCAAGCCTTACTACCAGTCCTGGAAGGAGGGCTCACTCCTTGCCGCCAGGCACGCGGGGGCAGGTGTGGCGTGCCTCGACTGCCACCACAAGACGAACACGGAAAAGCTCAAAGAGGGGATCCGCTACCTCACCGGGAGCTACGAAAAACCTCCTCAAAGAGCTTAATTTCTCTCGGGAGGAGTGCCTCGCCTGCCACGAGGACGACTGGGAGGATGCTGTTGCCGCCACCAGCTTCGATTCCGCGAACCCCCACGATTCTCACCTGGCGGACCTCAGGTGCACCCTCTGCCACAAGATGCACCGCCAGTCGGAGGTCTACTGCGCCCAGTGCCACACCTTCGACTGGTTCGAGAAGCTTGACGAGAGCTGGAAGATCGAGTCTGCCGGAAGCTGAATCCGGGGTTGACTCCCAAGGGGAAACTCTTAGAGTGATACCCTTTCAAAGAGGGTTTAAAAGACACCCTTTCAAAGGAGGTTTAAAAGAATGGCGGAGAGGAAAATCGGACGGCGGGACTTCTTGAAGGGCATGGCGGCCACGGGCCTCGCGGTTGCCGGGGCGGCCGCCCTCGCGGGCTGCGGCAAGGGGCCGTCCGCAGAAGCGGTCAGGTGGAACGAGGAGGCCGATGTGGTGGTGGTCGGCTCCGGGTTCGCGGGCCTTGCAGCAGCAATTGAGGCGAAAAACGCCGGGGCGACCGTAAAGGTAATCGAAAAGATGCCGGCGCCCGGCGGCAACTCGATCATCAACGGCGGGGACTTTGCGGCCCCGGGAACAAAGATGCAGGAAGAGCAGGGCATCAAGGACTCGCCCGAACTCATGGTTCAGGATATGCTGAAGGCGGGGC is a genomic window of Bacillota bacterium containing:
- a CDS encoding twin-arginine translocase TatA/TatE family subunit, yielding MFGLLPSIGPWEIVAILAIVLIIFGPGRLPEAVKSLGRAVKDLRRASTEPGPGEAGGETIPDK